From a single Cytophagales bacterium WSM2-2 genomic region:
- the rimK2 gene encoding ribosomal protein S6 modification protein encodes MKILGRSDRVDLPGLGLENIHAKIDTGAYTCSLHCSATGVVNGKLEFVLLDEEHPEYTGRKYTFKRFDQREIKNSFGEAELRYVIKTRIRILGHLIRAEFSLSNRGNLKFPVLLGRKILRKRFLIDVTKKDLSYLAKQEKG; translated from the coding sequence ATGAAAATCCTCGGACGTTCGGATCGCGTTGATCTGCCGGGTTTAGGCCTGGAAAACATTCACGCCAAAATTGATACAGGTGCATATACTTGTAGCCTGCATTGTTCAGCCACAGGAGTTGTCAATGGGAAACTGGAGTTTGTCCTCCTTGACGAGGAGCATCCGGAGTATACCGGTAGAAAATATACGTTCAAAAGATTCGACCAACGGGAGATCAAGAATTCATTTGGTGAAGCCGAACTTCGCTACGTAATTAAAACGAGGATCAGGATTTTGGGTCATTTGATCCGGGCCGAATTTTCACTTAGCAACCGGGGCAACCTCAAATTTCCAGTCTTGCTGGGAAGGAAGATCCTTCGCAAGCGGTTCCTGATTGACGTAACCAAAAAAGATTTATCTTACCTGGCCAAACAGGAAAAAGGTTGA